Below is a genomic region from Actinoallomurus bryophytorum.
CCGGGCGCGCCCCAGACGGTCGCGTACGACGGCGGTGGCCAGCAGGTGGTCGCGCACCAGGAAGGTGGCGGGCCGCACCAGACGGGCACGTACGACTCCGGCGGCTCCGCCGGGACACCGCATACCGTTCTCGCGGACGCCGGCCCGTCGGCCGCCGACGGCGCCCACGCCCCGATGTCCGGCGGTGGCCATCCCTCGCAGCCGTTCGCGGCCGACGGGAGGCCGGGCGGCGACCGGCCCGACTCCGCCCCGCGGCCCGGCCTCGACCAGGAACCGTCGCCCGTCGTCCCCGTCGCTCCGGCGCAGGGAGACGGCCGGGTCGCGGGTCCGGCGACTCCCGGTGAGGGTGGGCGTGGCCCGACCTCGACCGCACAGCGCCCCGACCCGGGCACCGCGGGCCGTCCCGACCAGGGCGGCACGCCCCGTCCTGACCAAGGTGGCGCGGCTCGTCCCGACCATGCCGGCGCGGGCCGTCCCGATCAGGGCACCGGAGCCCGTCCCGGCGAAGCGAAGGGCGGGCAGGCCGGCGCGGAGCCGAACACCGCGCCGCAGCCGGGCCGGGGCGCCGACGGCCCCCCCGGACGTCATGGCGACGGCCGGGCGCCCGACACCCCGGACGTGGTGGTCGCGCCCGTCGATGCCGGTCCCGGCGGCGCGGGACACACGCCACACGCCGGCGCTGCGCGCACCCCCGAGGAGGTCGGCCAGGCGTTCGTGAGGGAATTCGGCACGGACCGCTACAACAGGTTCGTCGCGGAGTTCGAGGAGAGGCTGCGGCGCCTCCCTTCGGACTCGCCGTGGCACGAGGTCTACCAGCGGATGCCCAAAGAGCTCCTTGCGGCCGTGCACGCCTACACCCGTGGCTGGCATCGCGACCTCAACGTCGCGCTGCGTGAAGGGTCGGAGGCCGCGCTCGCCGAACAGTCCGCCCACATCGAGGCGTTGAAGGTCGCCCTGGACGGGCTCCCGCGGTACGACGGCATCGCCCATCGCGGCGCCGACCTGACATCCGAGCAACTCAAGCACTATCTGCCGCACACGGTGGTGAAGGAACGCGCCTTCACCAGTGCCACGACCAGCCTCCACAGCAGGCTGCCGGGCAACACGCACTTCGTCATCCAATCGCGCAACGGCCGCGAGATCGGCCCGCTCGCCACCGCCATGGGCCACGAGCGCGAGGTCATCTTCGCTCCCGATACCGAGTTCAAGGTGCTCGGCGTCGACCAGCGGGGCGACACGACGGTCATTTACCTCACCGAGGTCGAGGCTTCACCCAGCAGCCCGTTCCAGATCATCGTCGAACAGGGACGTCCCGGCGACGGCTATGTCGCGCCGGGAGTCTGGGGCAAACACGGCGCCTCGAGCGGACTGATCAGGCACACCGACGCGACCGGAACGCCCCGCTACCTGCTGCAGCAGGCCGGGCCGATGGTCCGTGAACACGAGGGCAAGTGGCAGCTCCCCGGTGGCGCCCGCAACAGCCTGGAGACCCCGGCCCAGGGTTTCGCACGAGAGTTCAGCGAGGAGTCGGGGGCCGACCAGAGATATCTGGACACGCTGTCTCTTCAGGGCGAGCGCGTGGTGGAGGGTCCGAACGGCTTCACTCACACGACCATGGCGATCGACTCCCCGACCAGGTTCGAACCCCGGTCCGACGGACTCGAGGCCACCGACGCCAAGTGGTTCACCGAAGAAGAGCTGAAGGCGATGGCCGCGAACGGCGACCTCCACCCCAAACTCGCCGAGAGCCTCCAAGATTCGCTGAACCTCTTCCCTGGGCACGACCCCGCGCACGAGGGCACGGACGTGGTCCGCTCTGCGGGAACGACGCACACCACGGCTCATCCGGACGCGGCGGCGGGACCGCGGCCGGACGGCGTGGAGGGCCACACCCCGGCACCCTCCCATCCCGTGGCCTCGCACCCGCCGGACCCGGCCTCATCGCACGCCACCACCGCCGGCGCTGGTGACCATGCCGCCGCGGGCCATCACCCGTTGCCGGCGCACGAGGAGGGCCTGCGGCGTCTCGGCCTGGACGACCTCGGCCCGCGGTACCGCAGCACGGCCGAGGACCGGCAGGCGATCCGGGACCATTTCGGTGAGGAGAGGTTCAACGAGCTGGCGGACCAGGTACGGGAGGCGCGACGGCAGTTCGACCAGGGACGGCTGAGCGGCCACGACGACTGGGCCCCCGTCCTCGAACGCGTACCGATCGAGGACCAGGTCGCGCTGTACTCCTACACGACCGATCCCCGGGTCAACGAGGCGATGCGCACGGGCGATCTGACCGCCCTGGAGCACTGGGCGCCCGTGATCAAGGGCATCACCTCGGCGCTCAACGAGATGCCGGTCCACACCGACATGGTCTTCCGCCGCATCTGGCTCCAGCCCCACCAGCTCCACCAACTCGACGTCTACCAGCCTGGCGTGGTCATCCGCGAGCCCGCGTACATCAGCGCCTCCTCCGACGCGAGGGCCAAGCTCGGCGGCAACGTCGAGTTCGTGATCGACTCCCGCACCGGACGGCTCGTCGCCCCGGGGCTGCACGCACGGCCACAGGAACGCGAAGTCGTCCTCATGCCTGATCGCCACTACAAGGTGCTGGACACCGAGGACCTGCCGGGTGGCGGCAAACGGGTCTATCTGCGCGAACTCACCGACGTGGAGGTGGCGGAGCCGGTGCCTGCCACGCTCCGTCCGGCCGAGGCGCCGCATTCCAGCATCGCGGATCTGCTCAACGGCACGCACGACGAGCCGCCGTCCCCCGCCCCACTCGACGCCGGCGCCGACCGGCCCGTCGCGGCGCCGGACGCTCCGCGCGGCCCCGTTCACTCCGAGCTGGTCGGACGGCACGGCGGAGAGGCCGTCGACGCCGCGGTCTCCCACGTCCATGACAGGACACAGGGCGGCTGGCAGAAGACCTACGAACGGGTCGAGACGGAGGACCTGGCCTCGTCACGGCTGTTCGCCCAGGGGGACCACCGGCCGATCAACGAGGGGCTGTACGGAGGCCACGAGGAGGCCCTGGCCCCCTACACCGAGCAGATCCGTTCACACGACGCGGTGCTGGAACAGCTGCCCGCCTTCGAGGGCAGGGTGCACCGGGTGGTCGATCTCGATCCCGCGCAGCAGGCGCGCTACCGGCAGGTCGAGGTCGCGCACGAACCGGGTTACGTCATCGGCTCGGCCAATCCGCACGGCCAGTTCCACGGCAACACCGAGTTCGTGATCGAGTCCCGTACGGGACGGCTCGTCGGACCGGCGATCACCGATCACGGGACCGACCACGAAGTGCACTTCCGTCGCGACACCGACTTCGAGGTCACCGGCGTCGAGGACCTGCCGGACGGCCGTCTCCGCGTCTACCAGCGCGAGATGACGGACGCCGACCGCGGTCCGGACCGCTCGGTGCTTCCGGACCACGTACGGGACCTGCTCGACCGTACCGGTGACGACGGCCGTCCGGTGTTCCCGCGACAGGGCCGCGAGCCGCTCGAACACGCTCGGCTCCTCGACCGGATGCATGCGCTGTTCGGCGACTTCGCGCACCTCACCCCGGGCCACCTGCGCTATACCGAGGCACTGACCGAGGCTGCCCGGGAGCTCTACGGCGCGGCGCCGGACCATGTGTTCACACCGTCCGACCTGCGGGGACTGCGCCACCTGGCCGACCTGTCGGGAGCGGCCCCCGACGGGATGATCCCTCGCGCCGAGGTCATGCTCGACGTCGCGCGTGAGGTCGCCGGCCGCGAGCCGACACCGCGGGACGTCGAGGGCCTGACCCGGCTTGCCGAGCACCTGGATGACATGGGCGGCCCCCGCGACTTCGAACCGCCCGCCGACGCCCTGCACCGGGCGGCGGCGGACCGCCTCGGCACACTGCCGAGCGCGGAGACGACACACCGGGCGATCCACGACCTCACGGGCGGCGACGAGCACGTGCGACCGGGGTCCGGCACACCTCACGCCGGCACCCGTGAACGGGACGCGACCGCTGCCAACGTCGGAGACTTCCGCGGCGACGCCATCGACCCGTCGGAAGGGTCGCTGACCCGGCGCGACGTGCTCAACGAGATCGTTCCCAACATCCGGCTCATCGCGCCAAAGGAGATCCGCTGGGCGGGTGACCACTTCGTACTGCCGGACGGCCGGGACATCACGATCGAGACCGGCCGTACCGAGGATGACGCGGTCGCCAGCTTCTCCGAAGACCCGGACGGCTACCGCATCACCGTCTCCCCGCAGGCGCGCCCCGAGGACGTCGTACGCGGGGTCGGGCACGAAGTCGAGGAGATCCGGCTGCGGAACGACCCGGACGTCGTGCACGACATCTCCAGCGAGACGCCGACGCAGATGACCGACCACCTCGGCGGTCGCTTCGCGGAGGTGCGGATCCTCTCGCACCAGATCGACCGCGCGGTGCTCGACCCGTCGAGGGCCGGTGACCTGCCGCGACTGACCAAGGACCTACGCGACCTCACCGAGAGGATCGGCCTGCACGACCACCCGACGGCGGACGACCGACTGCGGCTCCTCGCCGAGTACGACCCTGCGCTGGCGCACCGGTTCGAGCTCCAGAGCCAAGGGCTTTTCCAGGACCGGCCGATCTTCGATCCTCGCCTCACCGAACCGCGGTACGCCGAGCAGAGGGCCCGATATCTCGATCGGCTCCGGGAAGTCCTGCAGGGCGACCGGCACATGGAGGAGATCGTGTACGCCGAGTCGGCCGCACTCGACGGACGGATGCGGATGGAGCAGTCCCGCCGCGTCTTCGACCCGATCTTCGAAGGCGCCAAGGAACGGTTCCAGGCCGCCGGGCGTGGAAAGCGTGCGGTGTTCGAGCACCTGGAGCCGATCACCGCTGCGATGAGCGACCGGCACATCCCCCCGGCGGAGCGCCATGCCGCGATCGACGCAGTGATCGAGCGCATGCGGGCCGTGGAGACGGGCCCCCGGCCGGTGGCCGAGGCGATGCTCGATCGTCTGCGGGCCGTGAGCGAGATCCCCCCGGCACTCATAGACGCGATCGACTTCGACGCCATGCGCGAAGCGGCACGGGACTCGATCGCCGCGCCCTATCGCAGTGCCGGCGCGCTCGACCACGCCTCCGGAAACATCCTCCTGAACCACGACCTTCCCGGCGCGCCTGCCGGGTCCAGGGTTCCGTTCCGCGAGTTGCTCGCCGTGCTCGACCGCGCCAACCAGGGATTCGCCGAGCGCGGTGTCCACGCGGAGTACGCCGTGGTCATCCACGACCCGGTCGACGGGCAGTCCCACATCGACGTGCTGTCCAGGCCGCGTCCGCAGCACCGGCAGGACGCCGTGGGCCACTCGCCGCGTCCTCCGGCCCCGGCCGCCGCCCGCGGCGGTCACACGATCGACGTCGGCGTCGGCCGGAGCGGTTACGCGGCCGAGATGACGCCGGCGGCGGACCGGCAGGGCGGTGGCCTGATCATCCAGACCGAGCTCCCCGACGCACCGCTCAACGGGCTGCGCCGCCGTGACATCGACATCATGGATCCGGCGCCGCTCACGGGCGACGGCTCGGTCCTGGTCTTCGGCGATCTGCTGTCCCATGGACAGGTACTCGCGCACGGCGAGAACGGCGGAGTGGCGCGTGTCTACCTCAACAACGTGAGCGCCAAGTTCACGCATGAGCAGTACGCCAGGCTCGGCGACCAGTTCATCGGGATGATGAGCGAGGGTGGCCGGGTGGAGGTCCAGTGGGACATGAAGCCCGAAAAGGCGGGCGGAACGCCGGGCGACAGGGGCCATGTCCAGGGCGATATTCTCGTGGACGTACTCCGGGAACGGGGAGCCGACATCAGCGTCACCAACGAGGAATTCGGCGTGCAGGGAAACGACGACTACGACTACTCGATCGACGCCGCGACCCGGAACGACCCGGACCAGTCCGTGATCGAGACCTTCGCCAGCCCACGACCACAGTTCCGTACGGTCATCGAGTTCCTCTCGTCGCCCGAACGAGGGGGTCACTGACGTGCTGGAGTGGACGAGCGACCCGGACAGAGCGGCCGAGCTCGAGCGGGCCCGCGAAGCACTGCGTGACCTGCTCCACTCGGTGGCGGTCGCGGCGCTCCCCGAGGCGACTCCGGACGTGGGGTCCGACATCGGCCCGAGCCCGGTTGATCTGGTGGGCCGCCCCGGCGTCGCCAGATGCCGGATCACCGTCCTCGCCCGTGCCGGTCGCCCGGAAGACCCGGCTCAGGTCCTTGCACGCGCCCGTACGGCACTGACCGCCGCGGGCTGGGCGACCGACGAACCCCGGCCACTCGGTCCCAAGCTCGCCATGTCCGCACGTGACGGTGACGCCGCGA
It encodes:
- a CDS encoding ADP-ribosyltransferase domain-containing protein, translated to MDQLLEDLVPGVVKPYVGWIVGMDWPEADEEKLFAAAEAVAHAGEGATEAGTSGDIAFAAVKACMDGVAADSFGKYWDQFNKTDPQYLPKLTEACNEAAKQLHAYGLDAEYTKYMILFSLMLLAYQIVYFITMAAPSFGTSLSLIPGACAITQMSVRQLARQLLVNILMSTAIMGGMDWGIQSIQMIEGNRRSWDFDKTLASLEGGVMTGAAFTGMAGLLGKIGGSRLASAAAHDLKFGELTGREKFASFMTNSVGGHMLQSGAANMLGSLPMLAASGQLDLEHLAKAGTSGLIGAADGHLIEPTSAAHGSGPPPGDLTLPGTHPTVADAGHPVSDGPPPMDTEGILAGSYEGPSGDGGAVVPAGDHIPPGENVLAGENPPVGGHDPGAPQTVAYDGGGQQVVAHQEGGGPHQTGTYDSGGSAGTPHTVLADAGPSAADGAHAPMSGGGHPSQPFAADGRPGGDRPDSAPRPGLDQEPSPVVPVAPAQGDGRVAGPATPGEGGRGPTSTAQRPDPGTAGRPDQGGTPRPDQGGAARPDHAGAGRPDQGTGARPGEAKGGQAGAEPNTAPQPGRGADGPPGRHGDGRAPDTPDVVVAPVDAGPGGAGHTPHAGAARTPEEVGQAFVREFGTDRYNRFVAEFEERLRRLPSDSPWHEVYQRMPKELLAAVHAYTRGWHRDLNVALREGSEAALAEQSAHIEALKVALDGLPRYDGIAHRGADLTSEQLKHYLPHTVVKERAFTSATTSLHSRLPGNTHFVIQSRNGREIGPLATAMGHEREVIFAPDTEFKVLGVDQRGDTTVIYLTEVEASPSSPFQIIVEQGRPGDGYVAPGVWGKHGASSGLIRHTDATGTPRYLLQQAGPMVREHEGKWQLPGGARNSLETPAQGFAREFSEESGADQRYLDTLSLQGERVVEGPNGFTHTTMAIDSPTRFEPRSDGLEATDAKWFTEEELKAMAANGDLHPKLAESLQDSLNLFPGHDPAHEGTDVVRSAGTTHTTAHPDAAAGPRPDGVEGHTPAPSHPVASHPPDPASSHATTAGAGDHAAAGHHPLPAHEEGLRRLGLDDLGPRYRSTAEDRQAIRDHFGEERFNELADQVREARRQFDQGRLSGHDDWAPVLERVPIEDQVALYSYTTDPRVNEAMRTGDLTALEHWAPVIKGITSALNEMPVHTDMVFRRIWLQPHQLHQLDVYQPGVVIREPAYISASSDARAKLGGNVEFVIDSRTGRLVAPGLHARPQEREVVLMPDRHYKVLDTEDLPGGGKRVYLRELTDVEVAEPVPATLRPAEAPHSSIADLLNGTHDEPPSPAPLDAGADRPVAAPDAPRGPVHSELVGRHGGEAVDAAVSHVHDRTQGGWQKTYERVETEDLASSRLFAQGDHRPINEGLYGGHEEALAPYTEQIRSHDAVLEQLPAFEGRVHRVVDLDPAQQARYRQVEVAHEPGYVIGSANPHGQFHGNTEFVIESRTGRLVGPAITDHGTDHEVHFRRDTDFEVTGVEDLPDGRLRVYQREMTDADRGPDRSVLPDHVRDLLDRTGDDGRPVFPRQGREPLEHARLLDRMHALFGDFAHLTPGHLRYTEALTEAARELYGAAPDHVFTPSDLRGLRHLADLSGAAPDGMIPRAEVMLDVAREVAGREPTPRDVEGLTRLAEHLDDMGGPRDFEPPADALHRAAADRLGTLPSAETTHRAIHDLTGGDEHVRPGSGTPHAGTRERDATAANVGDFRGDAIDPSEGSLTRRDVLNEIVPNIRLIAPKEIRWAGDHFVLPDGRDITIETGRTEDDAVASFSEDPDGYRITVSPQARPEDVVRGVGHEVEEIRLRNDPDVVHDISSETPTQMTDHLGGRFAEVRILSHQIDRAVLDPSRAGDLPRLTKDLRDLTERIGLHDHPTADDRLRLLAEYDPALAHRFELQSQGLFQDRPIFDPRLTEPRYAEQRARYLDRLREVLQGDRHMEEIVYAESAALDGRMRMEQSRRVFDPIFEGAKERFQAAGRGKRAVFEHLEPITAAMSDRHIPPAERHAAIDAVIERMRAVETGPRPVAEAMLDRLRAVSEIPPALIDAIDFDAMREAARDSIAAPYRSAGALDHASGNILLNHDLPGAPAGSRVPFRELLAVLDRANQGFAERGVHAEYAVVIHDPVDGQSHIDVLSRPRPQHRQDAVGHSPRPPAPAAARGGHTIDVGVGRSGYAAEMTPAADRQGGGLIIQTELPDAPLNGLRRRDIDIMDPAPLTGDGSVLVFGDLLSHGQVLAHGENGGVARVYLNNVSAKFTHEQYARLGDQFIGMMSEGGRVEVQWDMKPEKAGGTPGDRGHVQGDILVDVLRERGADISVTNEEFGVQGNDDYDYSIDAATRNDPDQSVIETFASPRPQFRTVIEFLSSPERGGH